Proteins encoded together in one Neobacillus sp. FSL H8-0543 window:
- the map gene encoding type I methionyl aminopeptidase — protein MIVLKSQREIEAMKKAGEILALCHKEIAKLIKPGITTWEIDQFVDDFLSKHQATPEQKGYKGYEYATCASINDEICHGFPRKDPLKTGDIVTVDMVVNYNGALADSAWTYPVGKVSKETEHLLKVTKEALYKGIEQCVPGNRIGDIGHAIQTFVESEGLSVVRDFIGHGIGSVIHEKPDVPHYGLPGKGARIKEGMVFTIEPMVNIGKYQTKMDNNGWTARTIDGKYSAQYEHTIAITKDGPMIITDQD, from the coding sequence ATGATTGTTCTTAAATCACAGCGGGAAATCGAGGCAATGAAAAAGGCAGGGGAAATTCTTGCTTTATGTCATAAAGAAATTGCGAAATTGATTAAACCAGGTATAACGACCTGGGAAATTGATCAGTTTGTTGATGATTTTTTAAGTAAACACCAAGCTACTCCGGAACAGAAGGGGTATAAAGGGTATGAATACGCAACATGTGCAAGCATAAATGACGAAATTTGTCATGGATTTCCAAGAAAGGATCCATTAAAGACAGGCGATATTGTAACAGTAGATATGGTTGTAAATTATAATGGAGCTTTGGCTGATTCTGCCTGGACTTATCCAGTTGGAAAGGTTTCAAAGGAAACGGAACATCTATTAAAGGTAACAAAAGAAGCATTGTATAAAGGAATTGAACAGTGTGTTCCAGGAAACAGAATTGGGGATATTGGACATGCGATTCAAACATTCGTTGAATCAGAAGGATTATCTGTTGTCCGTGACTTTATTGGACATGGCATTGGATCTGTGATCCATGAGAAACCTGATGTACCGCATTATGGTTTGCCAGGTAAAGGTGCGAGAATTAAAGAAGGTATGGTATTTACCATTGAACCAATGGTGAATATCGGCAAGTACCAAACAAAAATGGATAACAATGGCTGGACGGCCCGAACCATTGATGGTAAATACTCTGCTCAATATGAGCATACGATTGCGATTACGAAAGACGGTCCAATGATCATAACGGATCAAGACTAG